Proteins from a single region of Candidatus Thermodiscus eudorianus:
- a CDS encoding cob(I)yrinic acid a,c-diamide adenosyltransferase, translating into MVRIYTRTGDDGTTFCAALGTRVAKTHPLIEFMGAIDEANSLLGYARIACSDTVGDALRRFQRLLFRIGFSLSGYNRITEEDVKALEKITDDYMKNVDLKGFILPGGSECSARIHVARTVVRRAERRLVAVIESGVEVKAGKDSMMMALKALNRLSDALFAMATALQAEEGELEYL; encoded by the coding sequence ATGGTACGCATCTACACGAGAACAGGTGACGACGGCACAACATTCTGCGCGGCACTAGGTACGAGGGTCGCCAAGACTCATCCCCTAATAGAATTCATGGGTGCGATCGATGAAGCCAACTCCCTGCTAGGATATGCTAGGATCGCGTGTAGCGATACCGTTGGAGATGCGCTTAGAAGGTTCCAGAGGCTGCTTTTCAGGATTGGCTTCTCTCTATCAGGGTATAATAGGATAACCGAGGAGGATGTAAAGGCCCTTGAAAAGATAACCGACGACTATATGAAAAACGTCGACTTAAAGGGCTTCATACTACCCGGCGGCTCTGAGTGCAGCGCGCGTATACATGTAGCTAGGACTGTTGTTAGGAGGGCGGAGAGACGGCTGGTGGCCGTTATCGAGTCGGGAGTCGAGGTCAAAGCTGGTAAGGATTCTATGATGATGGCGTTGAAGGCCTTAAACAGGCTCAGCGACGCCCTCTTC